The stretch of DNA AGGCTGCACCTCCCACGCGGACCGGGCTTTCGCCGGACCCCGGCCGCGAGAATGACGTTCGGAACGCAGAGCGGCCTGACGAAGCAGCCGCATCGGCGGTTGACCGGGCACCCCGGGTGGCGGGACGGGGACGCATGGAAGCCGCGCGGACAAGCCGCCGGCACATGTCGCTCGAAAAGCGCTTCGAGTATTTCAGCAATTCCGGGCCGGCCGAGATCGAGGAGCACGCGCGGCCCGACGAGGGCCGCGTCCGGGCTTCGGTCGAGACCGGCGAACGTCCGGACGGGACGCGGTATCTGTTTCTAGTCACCAGCCTCCTCGCTTCGGCCGGGATCGGATTTTGGGTCTATTCGAGCTTCGTGTCCGATCGGCTCGGGAATGACGAGATGCGCGCCACCCTCTCGATCGAGACGCAATCGCTGCCGGCCGAGTTGTCCCGGCTGGCCGATCCGGCCAGCCTGTCCTTCACGCCCCTGCCACCGGAAATGGCGGATATGCCCTTGCCCGTCCTGACCCGAACCGCCCGGATCGGGGATAGCTGGGCCGCGGTCGCGCTCGGTGTCATGTATGCCAGGGGGCTCGGGGTCGAACTGGATTATGCCAGCGCCGACGAGTGGTTCAGGGTCGGCATCGAACACGGCAGCCGCGACGCGAAGTATAATCTTGCGGTCCTGCACGCCCAGATGGCGGGCAACAACGAAGCGGCCGGTGAGCAGCCCGCGCCGGCCGGCCAGGGCCGCATTCTCGCGTGGCTGCGCGAGGCAGCGCGTGACGGCCAGCCACAGGCCAGCGTCGCCCTCGCACTGATGGCGCTGGCCAACGCGACCGACCCCGAAAGTCTGGGCAGCGCGGTGGACGTGCTGGAGCGCACCGCCCGGA from Alphaproteobacteria bacterium encodes:
- a CDS encoding SEL1-like repeat protein, with protein sequence MVENDKPQDPDRRAWADPGRSQQGGLPEPAYGSGDLSKVDELIRALDLLSGRLARSENRIRSAVQPLEAALARIEAQLDKEGAPPASGQKETSFPGAILEEEAAPPTRTGLSPDPGRENDVRNAERPDEAAASAVDRAPRVAGRGRMEAARTSRRHMSLEKRFEYFSNSGPAEIEEHARPDEGRVRASVETGERPDGTRYLFLVTSLLASAGIGFWVYSSFVSDRLGNDEMRATLSIETQSLPAELSRLADPASLSFTPLPPEMADMPLPVLTRTARIGDSWAAVALGVMYARGLGVELDYASADEWFRVGIEHGSRDAKYNLAVLHAQMAGNNEAAGEQPAPAGQGRILAWLREAARDGQPQASVALALMALANATDPESLGSAVDVLERTARKGHADAALALGHVYLDGLGTPAAPEDAYVWFSLAALAGNQAAVAGAGLASGRLDAAGRERAEARVSRWSTTFLPQNEIGGNGVENDGEKDSVLETEQLLDRLRISPGPVDGRMTEETRAAIRTYQGYAGLPETGEISPALLTHLRAVSGVAPPEDSGSAPD